The window ataattaactCACCGATATTAGATTTCAttataatagctcagaaaataccgaagatattaagaaaagtcactgttcgtgactttgccatttgtatgggagctatatgatatagtgatccgatccggctgaatccgagatatacaacgcctgcagtatatacaagcctacatgcattTTCAGCTccgtagctccaacggtctaggaggagtttgcgttgatccagacggacgtacggatggacggacgtacggatggacggacggactgacatggctatttgaacccgtcttgtcgtgctgatcaagaatatatatacattatatggtcggagatgcttccttctatgcgttgcacatttctgaccaaaattaatataccctttttgcagcgaatttatgacattttctgttttcatAGTTTAGTTCATATTTTTATCGGCTTCTGAGTAACTTAATGAAAAACTTTCGCCCGCTCTAGCAATCTGTTTGTTACCTACTGAGTATATGAGAAAGAACCATGGACTAGATAGTTGCGATGTTTTgctcaaaaatatttttgtttttgtgaggCATTGAATACGATTTAACTTTTATTGGATTATTATGAAAAATTTGTCATTTGacaaaaatttccatttttttgtagtttaaagaaaaaagtacTTCAGTATCAACAAGTATCATAAAACAAAGGACCCATATTTAAGTGTATCTTAGTTTTGCTGGATCTACAACTTCCTTAAGGAGTTTATTTTAGTTGTAATGATATTAGCAAAAACGTCTTCTTAAATGTTTGCTAAGccgaaaattgtttttttttttttttgcttaaaagGTGGGACTGCTATTTGAATACAATAATCaacaaattattgaaaattctATTGACTTACTTTTTCCATTAAAAGCCGAGAACTAAAGTCCGAAAACTGAAAACGTCTTATTTAgaatgtaaaattttaaataaaaatacgaGTTTTGATTTACTTTTTACAAAAGGCGGTCAATCAGAATTTTAGGATACAGTTTCGCttgatttaattgaaaatgtattGACATTTGCTTTATGAATAATGTGTGTAATCATTTACATTTGACAACTTGAAAATCCACTTTACCCATTCCTTTATCTATAAATACCCACGCATATCTAATACGATTGCACGTGTTGAAAACTTGTTAAATCCATCATCAAATCGAATGACAATAGAAACCACTTAAAATCGAATAAAACTACAACTAGCAATCAATTTTTATTGGGATACGAAAACACCTGTCTGCGAATTCACAGTTAGGCGCCTCAATTTTAAGGATACCATCATATTAATTCAAATCAATATATTGATTGCACCCCAAAAGCCAAATCAACGAAAAACTTAAATCATTAAAGGAACATGACCATTCGCTTCATTTCGTTAGTTTTGTTTACTATTTTGACTCTTCTTATCTACTCatattacaaaacaaaatccatATCAAGGTCACTGTTCATGGGTCTAGGACATAATAGTTAATATTAAAATGAATTCGGACATGACAGGGGCATGGGCTAAGTTTCGTGTACTGATGGACAACAGACAACATTGAATTTAGGCCATTGTGATTAAACAAAAGGATGGAACGGGAATGCCTGAATACGAACCATTTAGGgaattgtaattaaaaatctatttaattattaatggTGCAGAATTTGATTTggaatttatatatttaatgaGGATCTAACCCACAACAACTTTTCAATTCTGACAAAAACCTTATTAGAAAGATGTTTTGCCTTTAAAAGGATTTTTATGTCTGATGTCAACTTTTTTGCatttggcaaattttttaCCTACTAATTTTGACTcatttacatttcattttatttgttaaagatataaattgtttataaaatattaagaGTTCAGCAAAGTACTAGTTAATTAAGAATGATATTTTAAATTCGTTCAAGTTTTCGTTTTTGCTCtaaatttgtttcatttaaCAAACTCTTATAAActttatttgttagtttttttctgaaaaatgttttttatccaagaatatttagaaaaaactCACATATTTAATAGGTATTTATTCCTTAAAGTTACTGCTTACAataacaaatttgtttattaaattagTTAGTAAATCAAtcttttttgttaaatttttacttcAAAAAGAGCACTAAATTTAGATTTAACCTTTTCTGTTATAAAACCTTTTTCTTTATTGATAACCTTACCCTTACaaatatctatatgtatgtgagtataTGGCTAAGTATGTGTTTTTGACTTATGTGAGGTGGGTGATTCTAAGTGATTCTCCTTATAATTTGGTAGTAACTTGCCAAGCAACTTGAGTCACGTTTTGTTTTGGTCCTTCTTTTGGGCAGCGCACACAAAAACAGCCTTGAAACACATTTAATATTTCACCTTTATTTGATttccataatatatatatacatatgtgaaaAGTAatccatatatatgtatatacacacacgcacgcaccttttagaatttgttattcattaatttttggcttttgtttttgcacaaaTTATAATTGTAGTTGgctaaattttttgtttttcactctATTTTATCGATTAACAGTCGTTTTATTagaaattttccttttttttagcTGAACAAGTATGTAGTTACCTTTAAATTGTGTTTTTGATtgttaaattgttaaatttctTTCACACTTGAAAATTATCGGTTGAATCTTTTGCGAGCAgtagtttattttataagCAAACATTACCAACTGCTATAGCCCCGATATCCACAACAACCCGACAAGCTAAACAACCGCAACCCTAAGTAGACCAGGCGCCGCCCTTCTACCTTCAAATTTCTCCCGTTGCCATCAAGTGACAGAGGGAGAACTAACTAGCTAGCTAGActagcgagagagagagatagagaaagagagaccaaCTCACGCAGGGTCTACGAATCAATTGGAACTAAAGCCGGCCAGACAGAAAAAAACACCTATTGCCCCTGTTCAAGAAAAACTTCTGGGGTGGAATCTATACactcaaaaaaataataaaacagaacAAAGGCGAATGGGTGCGGGCATGAAAAATatccctaaagtatgcaatagatAGTGAAAATgtgaatattttcaatttcaaaatgttCCTAACATCCTTTTCAAACGTATTAGAGTATTATAATTGGATCCAGCTTGTAACTATAGTTTTTGTAATTTACCAGGTAAATGATGATTTAtgaaacttttatttttcggaattagttttaaattgttttaattttccaCAAAACAGTTTACGTTTCGTTTTATAAAGAACGAATATGggtaaaatttgaaaacacaaaacacaataaacaaagTTCGTTATACataattaattcattttaaaatacaCGATCAACTATATTTCCAACCAATTCAAATCCACCAACTATTTTGCCATTCTTGAAAAcatgaaaacgaaattttGACATACCGCGCCTCATAAATGATACCCAATTGTTAGTATCAATTTTTGCTTCGATAATCCAATATTCACCCGCACGTCCGGGGCAATAGCCCTCTATTGTTTGTGGAAAGTTTGTATTATAATCTGCAGGgtttaaatatgcaaataataatttttttgctaGTTCGCAAAAAGTTATATCCTTTGCCGCATATGGAAGTAAATTCCAATTGCCATCTCTAAACACAAATGCTTCAAAGGAGCATAATATATCATCGGTGAGGTCAATTCCAACAGAAAAGGATCCGTTAAGAGCTCGTTCGCGTCCAATTAACTTGATATTTTGAAAGTCGGCCAAAGTTTCTTCTTCGCCTTTAATGGCCAGAAACGATTCAAGTCTGAAGTCATAATTATTTCCGCCAAAGCACTGGAaggacatttttttttttttttgaggatAACATTTTAGTATGGGTTGACACATACCTGAGGTGCCACCATGAACAGAAAAAcgatttttattaaattgaaaagCATTTTTTGGGAATAACGTATCGGTTGTCATATGACAGCATATGCTGAGTTTGGTTTTATACACATATTCATCGCATGTTCGATGTCCATTGAACTAATTCTATTACACAATTAATCGCTTTTGAAGTGTTATTACGGTTCTTGTTTTTCACTTTGGCTGATAATTAAAACAGTAATCGTAGATTTAATTGTTCATCTGTTAAGTGATCGTCTAACATTTGGAAACTAGAAGTTTAATCTGTGTTTACTAGTCAGTAAGTAAGATCTTTCATTAAATCAACATGATAATATCAATTAGAGGCAAAATGTCTCAATCTTTTTCCCATAGGAGGCTTGAAAAATTCgacccctaaagtatgcaatggaCAGGAAAAGATGCGTTTTTAAATTTCCATATGTTCGGTAGttagaaaattatttacatAACTGTTTAACAGATACATGCCAAAAGTTCTGGatagttttcaaaaatttagttCTTTGAACgactattgcatactttaggggttCGATTAACACCGTTTTATATCTCTAGAATGGCACTACTGacctttaaaaacattttcctATTCTTTCTTGAAGCATTATGGATTCTATATGATAGAGTTTCattatatgaaaaataatctataattttattattattctttttttttgccaagtGTATGCTACACCCTTTTAAGCTAGTAACCAAGCAGGATGAACTTAGTCTGGCtgaaattgttttgttgtttctcgGTTGTCTTGGTTAcccaatatataaaaaaaaatgtactgtCAACGCCCAAACGTTCAAATGTTATTAACAAATCGAAGAAAATGGACGAAGTCCATGAAGTTGACAATTCTACAGAAAATGATTATGAGGCCACCAAGGGTTTTCTGGAGGAGATTAATTGCCCAGAGCCAGGCATCATTGATCGGGAGATGATTGAGTCTGCGTATCTGGAGGAAGGCCCAAAAGGAGAAGCCAAACGTCTACATCAACAGGAACCAGTTGTCTTCGAACGCATTCAAACAATGCGTTTGGAATTTAAGAGTGGGTAACACATTATTTCATCTGAACTATATCTTAATCTCGTTAATCCCTTTGTCAGATATTCTACGTATCGATCATCTTTGGATGTTGCCAAATCTAACCAAACTGTGTCTCAATTGTAACAAAATTGAAGTAATTGAACATATTGACATGCTTACTGCCTTAAAAGAATTGAATTTAAGTTTCAATTACATCACCAAAATTGAAAATCTAGAGTCTTTGGTTAATCTAGAAACTCTTTCACTCTTTAGTAATCgcattttgaaaattgaaaatctgGAAAGTTTGGAAAAACTTGTAATCCTGAGCATAGGCAATAATCTTATCGATACCATGGAAGGGGTAAGTTTTGAGACCTTTCCAAATACCAATTAATCTGtctttttttcaatttaaattgttttcataATTAGAATGTCGATTCCTCactattataataaatatttcattcgTTTAACTCGATTTTTTCCTTTCGAATCGATCTTATTCAGTTCAAATTCAAGTGAAAAttgatttgtattttgtttcaatcaaatttgcaaaaaaaaattttagctcAACTGGGaaaataattttagtttttagagTTTAGATAGAGACTACATGTACAGGATTATGCAAAAATGTATTCtctgtttttttattaattttttgttacctctttctttttttttatagattgAGCGTCTGCGTTTTGTCAAAAGTTTGAGGGTATTAAATCTGGAGGGTAATCCGATAGCAAAGAAACCAGATTTTCCATTAAACTCATATGTAGCTGCCATATTACCACAACTGAATTATTATGAATATGTTTTCATAAAAAGAGATATACGCGAGGAAGCCCTAAAACGTTTTTAGTaagttaaaaaacaaaacaagacaACATGAATCttaatttttagttttcgAAAACTTTCTATAAAGTCGCGAGTTACGTGAAATTGAGGACAAACAGGAGCGGGAAATTGAATCTCTTGAAACGGAGGCACGTGAACAAGCCGAAGCTGAGCGTTTGGCCTCCAGTTTTGTGGAACATCTGGATAGGCATCAGCTATACGAATCACTGTGGCGGAATGACAATAATGGACGCATACTTATGCTAATAGGCAGTCCAGCTCAAGAGCTGGCCGAGGAATATGAGAATGATGTCTATGAACTTACGCAAGAGATATATAAACTTGGACTGGCACGTTTCGGGGAACGTGATGAAGAAGTTCGTGACTTTAACTCTAATCTGCATGAGGGTCAACAGGAATTACAATCGCTGGGACAAAGTCAAATCGAAGAATTTCTACagtataaagaaaaaatattcgATCAGGCTCGTTCCAAGTGGAAGGAGGTGGAAAAGTGCGAAGTGGGCACAATGGAATACATCAAGTTGCTCAATGAATTTGAATCGTTGAAAAGTGTCTTTGAGGATGCGCTAAATGAGATGTGGCAAAGCTTAATGTCACAGGAATTGCATCTACATGAGGCTGTCGAGGTAGTCTTGCTTAATCGTATCATTTAGTTTTACTTAGTGATCTTTCAcctttctttctttaaggAATCTACTCGCAATTTTCAGTGCAAAATCTCTGAACTTATGACCAGTTTTGTGGAACAAGCCCAGGTGTGTTTCCGTCATTTACGTGATATATGCGGCCATTTTGCAGAGAATATGACCGACTTGGTCACCAACTACCTGGCCAAGAAGCTGACTGGTCAAGAGTCCAAGGCAATTCCCATGGAATTACAGCCATGTGTTGATGATCGTGAGACGGTTTTAAAACTAATCGATGGCATGAGATCCACACATACTTCTAGAATTGACGATCGCGAGGATCGAATGGTCAGGCGAAGTAAAGAATTTATTGATCTAATGATTAATAAACTAAACAAGTGAGTTTTCCTAGACCAACCAATACCCATAactattttattcaaaaatttcttttttttagcaaagaaATTGATCGTCATCGAGCCAAAATATTGGAAATCAATTCTTTTATGGAACAAATGATGGCATCTCTGACCAATTTGACGGAACAGCCAAACGAAGACTGATCATTAAAATATAGTTTACAGAGTGGAATattaaaatggaaatttacatacatatggcTAAGCCCATGTGAGCAATGAACACTTGTTCCTGGaataacaattacaaaaaaacaatactAATATTAAGTAACATTAATACAATAAATGCAAATCAAAAACTTTTCTAGAAAAATCTTAAGACTTTCGCGGCTTAGagctgcttttgctttttaattcctttaaatATGCAGCCAATCCTTCTTGTAGCAATGGACCACTTATGTATTCCACAGATTCTTTTATGTCCCCAACTCGATCGGCCAGCAACTTCTGAACATCTGATTCTCGGAATTGTTTTTTGGTCAGACTCCTGGCTATTGGATTCACTTTACTAAAAGTGCCAATAAACGAAGAGCACTTGCTTATGGCTTCCTCCTTGCTGGAGGCCACCTCATCGATAAGTCCCACTTGCAGAGCTTCCGCGGTGGTGAATAGTTTTCCTTGGGTAAGGGCACGCTCGGCCACAAGACGCGGGAGTACACTCATA is drawn from Drosophila willistoni isolate 14030-0811.24 chromosome 2R unlocalized genomic scaffold, UCI_dwil_1.1 Seg167, whole genome shotgun sequence and contains these coding sequences:
- the LOC124460301 gene encoding uncharacterized protein LOC124460301, whose protein sequence is MLFNLIKIVFLFMVAPQCFGGNNYDFRLESFLAIKGEEETLADFQNIKLIGRERALNGSFSVGIDLTDDILCSFEAFVFRDGNWNLLPYAAKDITFCELAKKLLFAYLNPADYNTNFPQTIEGYCPGRAGEYWIIEAKIDTNNWVSFMRRGMSKFRFHVFKNGKIVGGFELVGNIVDRVF
- the LOC6644421 gene encoding dynein regulatory complex subunit 3, whose amino-acid sequence is MDEVHEVDNSTENDYEATKGFLEEINCPEPGIIDREMIESAYLEEGPKGEAKRLHQQEPVVFERIQTMRLEFKNILRIDHLWMLPNLTKLCLNCNKIEVIEHIDMLTALKELNLSFNYITKIENLESLVNLETLSLFSNRILKIENLESLEKLVILSIGNNLIDTMEGIERLRFVKSLRVLNLEGNPIAKKPDFPLNSYVAAILPQLNYYEYVFIKRDIREEALKRFYRELREIEDKQEREIESLETEAREQAEAERLASSFVEHLDRHQLYESLWRNDNNGRILMLIGSPAQELAEEYENDVYELTQEIYKLGLARFGERDEEVRDFNSNLHEGQQELQSLGQSQIEEFLQYKEKIFDQARSKWKEVEKCEVGTMEYIKLLNEFESLKSVFEDALNEMWQSLMSQELHLHEAVEESTRNFQCKISELMTSFVEQAQVCFRHLRDICGHFAENMTDLVTNYLAKKLTGQESKAIPMELQPCVDDRETVLKLIDGMRSTHTSRIDDREDRMVRRSKEFIDLMINKLNNKEIDRHRAKILEINSFMEQMMASLTNLTEQPNED